A genomic segment from Spongiibacter sp. IMCC21906 encodes:
- a CDS encoding acyl-CoA dehydrogenase family protein has protein sequence MITMPRTVYSDEHELFRNSVRKFLETEAAPFHAQWEKDGQVDRSLWLKAGEQGFLCPSIEEEYGGYGADFRYHAIVNEEIGRSGLTGIGWGLHSDIAVPYVQRYGSEAQKQKYLPKCVSGEIVMAIAMTEPAAGSDLQGIKTNAVKDGDDYIINGSKTFITNGQHADLVVVVAKTDPKGGAKGTSLFLIEAGMEGFSKGSNLEKVGMKAQDTSELFFQDVRVSKDQLLGEEGKGFVYLMQDLPQERLNVAMVAVASAEATIEQTIDYVKDRKAFGTTVATFQNTQFKLAELATEVQVARVYIDRCLELHLEQKFDSVMAAQAKLLCTDLQCKVIDECLQLFGGYGYMWEYPVARAFADARVQRIYAGTNEIMKLIIGRELVK, from the coding sequence ATGATCACCATGCCTCGCACCGTTTATTCTGATGAGCACGAATTGTTTCGCAACTCTGTGCGTAAATTTTTAGAAACCGAAGCCGCGCCCTTCCATGCTCAGTGGGAAAAAGACGGCCAGGTAGATCGCAGCCTGTGGTTAAAAGCCGGCGAACAAGGGTTTCTTTGCCCCAGTATCGAAGAGGAATACGGCGGCTATGGCGCCGACTTTCGTTACCACGCCATCGTCAATGAAGAAATCGGCCGCTCCGGTTTAACGGGTATTGGCTGGGGGCTGCATTCTGATATCGCCGTGCCCTATGTGCAACGCTACGGCAGCGAAGCTCAAAAGCAAAAATACCTGCCCAAATGCGTCAGCGGCGAAATCGTCATGGCCATTGCCATGACCGAACCGGCCGCAGGCTCTGATCTCCAGGGAATTAAAACCAACGCGGTAAAAGACGGTGACGACTATATTATCAACGGCTCAAAAACCTTTATTACCAATGGTCAGCACGCCGACCTCGTAGTGGTCGTCGCCAAAACAGATCCTAAAGGCGGCGCAAAAGGCACCAGTTTGTTCCTGATAGAGGCCGGAATGGAGGGCTTTAGCAAGGGCTCTAATCTGGAGAAAGTGGGCATGAAAGCCCAGGACACTTCCGAGCTTTTCTTTCAGGACGTCCGGGTCTCCAAAGACCAGTTGCTAGGGGAAGAAGGCAAAGGTTTTGTCTATCTGATGCAAGACTTGCCCCAGGAGCGACTGAACGTGGCCATGGTCGCGGTCGCCAGCGCAGAAGCCACCATTGAGCAGACGATTGATTACGTTAAAGACCGTAAAGCCTTTGGCACCACGGTAGCGACTTTTCAAAACACCCAGTTCAAACTGGCTGAACTCGCCACCGAGGTACAAGTCGCCCGAGTCTATATTGACCGCTGTCTAGAGCTGCATTTAGAACAGAAATTTGATTCCGTCATGGCCGCGCAAGCCAAGCTGCTGTGCACCGACCTGCAATGCAAAGTCATTGACGAATGTCTGCAGCTCTTTGGCGGCTACGGCTATATGTGGGAATACCCCGTCGCCCGCGCCTTTGCCGATGCCAGAGTGCAACGCATTTATGCTGGTACCAATGAAATCATGAAGCTGATTATTGGCCGCGAGCTAGTGAAGTAA
- a CDS encoding choline BCCT transporter BetT — protein sequence MPHRYASQRQQKQKSFLQRSSQPPVFFGSVILIFAIVIYGALMPENAGVVFGHVQSWIVDTFGWFYLLAVAIFLIFSLYLALSHYGDIRLGPEHSKPDFSYGSWFAMLFSAGMGIGLLFYGVAEPVLHMNTPPTGEGQTVKAAREAMSITFFHWGLHAWAIYAVVGLSLAYFGFRHGLPLTIRSSLYPIIGDRIYGPIGHTVDIFAVLGTLFGVATSLGLGVMQVNAGLNYLFGVEVSTTVQVLLIVIITGFATTSVVAGLDSGIRRISELNLALAALLLLYIVFAGPTQHLFQALIQNTGHYLTTVTERTFNLYAYDPIEWMGSWTLFYWGWWIAWSPFVGMFIARVSRGRTIREFVCGVLFVPVGFTFIWMTFFGNTAIALDFGTAQGAISAAVDQDVSTAIFKMFEYLPLTTIASGVATLLVVTFFVTSSDSGSLVIDMITSGGNHEPPVWQRIFWAVTEGLVAAVLLLAGGLGALQSAAIASALPFTFIMLLICYGLIRGLRLEGLKRAAANQSRRPVSPIEAPWQVRLRRMVSFPDREQALAFLNSEVLDAFTAVKREMIKHDRQCEMLREATSINIKMLHDDEESFEYHVVMTAHIHPSFVVSDLHMDENKQRHFYRLEVHLSEGTQQYDIMDYSREQIISDVLSQYNRHLIYLDMARPDSDTIVPEEAPI from the coding sequence GTGCCCCATAGATATGCAAGCCAACGACAGCAAAAACAAAAATCCTTTCTCCAAAGATCATCTCAACCCCCCGTTTTTTTTGGTTCCGTTATTCTTATCTTTGCCATAGTTATCTATGGCGCGCTTATGCCAGAAAATGCGGGCGTGGTGTTCGGCCACGTTCAGTCTTGGATCGTAGACACGTTTGGCTGGTTTTACCTGCTGGCAGTAGCGATATTTTTGATTTTCTCGCTATATCTAGCCCTGTCTCACTACGGCGATATCCGCTTAGGGCCAGAACACTCCAAACCTGATTTCAGTTATGGCTCGTGGTTTGCCATGCTCTTCTCTGCGGGCATGGGGATTGGCTTATTATTCTATGGTGTGGCCGAGCCAGTACTGCATATGAATACGCCGCCAACCGGTGAGGGTCAGACGGTAAAAGCCGCCAGAGAAGCCATGTCGATTACCTTTTTTCACTGGGGTCTGCATGCCTGGGCCATCTACGCGGTGGTCGGACTATCATTGGCCTATTTCGGTTTTAGACACGGTCTGCCCCTAACCATTCGTTCATCGCTGTACCCTATTATTGGTGATCGAATTTACGGCCCCATCGGTCACACCGTCGATATTTTTGCCGTATTGGGCACCTTGTTTGGCGTTGCCACATCACTCGGCTTGGGGGTTATGCAGGTGAATGCCGGGCTGAATTATCTGTTCGGCGTAGAAGTCTCTACCACAGTGCAAGTGCTGCTCATCGTCATTATCACCGGCTTTGCCACAACGTCAGTGGTGGCAGGGCTAGACAGCGGTATCCGCAGGATAAGTGAACTGAACTTGGCGCTGGCAGCACTTCTCCTGCTGTACATCGTTTTTGCTGGCCCCACCCAACACTTATTTCAAGCCTTGATACAAAACACCGGCCACTACCTCACTACGGTAACTGAGCGTACGTTTAACCTTTATGCCTATGACCCTATCGAGTGGATGGGATCATGGACGCTCTTTTATTGGGGCTGGTGGATTGCTTGGTCGCCCTTTGTAGGGATGTTTATTGCCAGAGTATCTCGAGGCCGGACCATTCGAGAATTTGTCTGCGGTGTACTCTTTGTGCCGGTGGGCTTCACGTTTATCTGGATGACGTTCTTTGGCAACACGGCTATTGCCCTGGACTTCGGCACCGCCCAGGGCGCCATATCGGCGGCCGTAGACCAAGATGTCTCCACCGCTATTTTCAAGATGTTTGAATACCTTCCCTTAACAACGATTGCTTCTGGCGTAGCAACACTTTTAGTGGTGACCTTCTTCGTTACATCGTCAGATTCGGGATCGCTGGTTATCGACATGATTACCTCCGGTGGCAATCATGAACCCCCTGTGTGGCAACGTATATTCTGGGCCGTCACCGAAGGTCTGGTAGCCGCCGTCCTGCTACTGGCTGGTGGCTTGGGGGCGCTGCAAAGCGCCGCCATCGCCAGCGCCTTGCCCTTCACCTTTATTATGCTGCTGATTTGTTATGGCTTGATACGAGGCTTGCGTTTAGAAGGGCTTAAACGGGCAGCGGCAAACCAGTCTCGTCGTCCGGTATCGCCAATAGAAGCACCTTGGCAAGTTCGGCTGCGACGCATGGTGAGCTTTCCAGACCGGGAACAGGCCCTCGCGTTTCTTAACTCGGAAGTGCTTGATGCATTTACCGCTGTTAAGCGTGAAATGATCAAACACGATCGTCAATGCGAAATGCTCAGAGAAGCCACCAGCATCAACATTAAAATGCTGCATGACGATGAAGAAAGCTTTGAATACCACGTTGTCATGACAGCACACATCCACCCCAGTTTTGTCGTATCGGACCTGCATATGGACGAGAACAAACAGCGGCATTTTTATCGTCTTGAAGTCCACCTTAGCGAGGGCACACAACAATACGACATTATGGATTACAGTCGCGAGCAGATTATCAGTGATGTTCTCTCCCAATATAATCGCCATCTCATCTATTTAGATATGGCTCGCCCCGACTCAGACACAATTGTGCCAGAGGAGGCGCCAATATGA
- the dinB gene encoding DNA polymerase IV, producing the protein MRKIIHCDCDCFYASVEMRDDPSLRFLPLAVGGDSDRRGVIATCNYLARSYGVRSAMPTGQAKKLCPGLLVIPPSMDKYRKAAEQVRAIFLRYTDVIEPLSLDEAYLDVTESPHCQGSATRIAEEIRRAVVEEVGITISAGVAGNKFLAKVASDWNKPDGLMVIAPDHAARFAAQLPVEKIHGVGKVMAQRLHQSDLRTGADILNIPLHELVRQFGKFGQHLYHCARGDDQRPVQTRRQRKSLSVEHTYPEDLPTEAMALMQVEALLSRLESRMEKASTSKEQICGAFVKLKSSDFQTTTVERRVDCAVPDMSVYHDLTRQAWGRLNQPVRLLGVGLRFKDEAENSQLDRQIPLDFPKSNNTF; encoded by the coding sequence ATGCGGAAAATTATTCATTGCGACTGCGATTGCTTCTACGCCTCAGTGGAGATGCGGGATGATCCCTCGTTACGCTTTTTACCTTTGGCGGTTGGTGGTGACTCGGACCGTCGAGGGGTGATTGCTACCTGCAATTATCTGGCTCGGAGTTATGGCGTTCGCTCTGCCATGCCTACTGGGCAAGCCAAAAAGCTCTGTCCTGGCTTGTTGGTTATTCCTCCCTCTATGGACAAGTACAGGAAAGCTGCTGAACAGGTCAGAGCGATATTTTTGCGCTATACCGATGTCATAGAGCCCTTATCTTTAGATGAGGCTTATCTGGATGTGACAGAGAGCCCACATTGTCAGGGCAGTGCTACCCGGATTGCCGAGGAAATTCGCCGCGCCGTTGTAGAGGAAGTGGGTATCACTATTTCTGCCGGTGTGGCGGGTAATAAATTTCTGGCAAAAGTGGCCAGTGATTGGAATAAGCCAGATGGTTTAATGGTGATTGCTCCCGATCATGCGGCCAGGTTTGCCGCCCAGCTGCCGGTAGAAAAAATTCACGGCGTTGGCAAGGTGATGGCCCAACGCCTTCATCAGTCTGACTTGCGTACCGGTGCCGATATTCTCAATATTCCATTACATGAATTAGTACGGCAGTTTGGAAAGTTTGGTCAACATTTGTATCACTGCGCGAGAGGAGATGATCAGCGTCCGGTGCAGACTCGTCGGCAGCGAAAATCCCTCAGTGTGGAGCATACTTATCCTGAGGATTTGCCCACGGAGGCGATGGCGTTGATGCAGGTGGAGGCTTTGCTGTCTCGGTTGGAGTCCCGAATGGAAAAAGCCAGCACTTCTAAAGAGCAAATATGTGGCGCCTTTGTAAAACTTAAAAGCAGTGACTTTCAAACGACCACTGTGGAGCGGCGGGTAGATTGCGCGGTACCTGATATGTCGGTGTACCATGATTTGACACGCCAGGCGTGGGGTAGGCTGAATCAACCTGTTCGTTTGTTGGGTGTCGGTTTACGTTTTAAGGACGAAGCTGAGAACTCGCAGCTGGACCGTCAAATTCCTCTAGACTTCCCTAAGTCTAATAACACTTTTTAA
- a CDS encoding YheT family hydrolase, whose protein sequence is MNSYAPTGWLQNPHVQSVLASTFPRRLRIAPLLPAFNKASKTVVLDCGDGQQLLGEYSQQTGRSKGLVTLIHGWEGSSKSSYMLSSGAQLFNAGYDIFRLNLRDHGPSHHLNKELFHSARLQEVVEAVRCIHQTYPHDWQFLAGFSLGGNFALRVAAKAAQEGLSLHQTVAICPVLNPAKTMAALETGWWVYERYFVKKWKASLRKKLALYPELNYGEKLLSLKNLSDMNEYFVPNFTPYPSTQAYFNAYSLTGEVLESLDSPAHIIASKDDPMILAEDLAQLANNPKLDIEQTEFGGHCGFLKNYRLDSWLDTRLVDVINHRRYAAAEAQASAM, encoded by the coding sequence ATGAACAGCTACGCGCCGACAGGCTGGCTCCAAAACCCCCACGTGCAATCAGTACTGGCGTCGACCTTCCCTCGCAGGTTGCGCATTGCGCCATTGCTCCCTGCCTTTAACAAAGCGAGTAAAACGGTGGTACTCGATTGCGGCGACGGCCAACAGCTGTTGGGAGAATACAGCCAGCAAACCGGACGCAGCAAAGGATTAGTCACGCTCATTCACGGCTGGGAAGGCAGTTCCAAGTCCAGTTATATGTTGTCTTCAGGCGCCCAACTCTTTAATGCTGGTTACGATATTTTTCGTTTAAACCTGAGAGACCACGGCCCCAGTCACCACCTCAACAAAGAGCTATTCCACTCCGCCCGTTTACAAGAAGTGGTTGAAGCCGTGCGCTGCATTCACCAAACCTACCCCCACGACTGGCAATTTCTTGCAGGATTTTCACTGGGAGGAAACTTTGCGTTGCGGGTCGCGGCAAAAGCCGCCCAAGAAGGATTAAGCTTGCATCAAACCGTAGCCATATGTCCGGTGCTTAACCCCGCTAAAACCATGGCGGCGCTAGAAACTGGCTGGTGGGTTTACGAGCGCTATTTTGTTAAAAAGTGGAAAGCGTCGCTGCGTAAAAAACTCGCACTTTATCCCGAACTTAACTACGGCGAAAAATTGCTCAGCTTGAAAAATCTAAGCGACATGAATGAATATTTTGTACCCAATTTCACGCCCTACCCCTCTACTCAGGCGTATTTCAACGCTTATAGCTTGACCGGGGAAGTACTGGAAAGCCTAGACTCCCCCGCGCATATTATTGCCAGCAAAGACGATCCAATGATTTTGGCAGAGGATTTAGCGCAACTGGCAAACAATCCCAAACTGGATATAGAGCAGACTGAGTTTGGTGGCCACTGCGGTTTCTTAAAAAACTATCGCTTGGATAGCTGGCTGGATACGCGCCTAGTAGATGTGATTAACCACCGCCGCTACGCGGCGGCCGAAGCTCAGGCGTCGGCAATGTGA
- the trmH gene encoding tRNA (guanosine(18)-2'-O)-methyltransferase TrmH, which yields MDRRQPDLTLLTDNVHKGRNLSAVLRNADAVGIASMHCVVDDNEYRAFRGTAMGSQRWVEMYRHKTIESAIAPLKQQGVQILAAHLADDSVDYREVDYTGPTAILLGAEKRGVSAVAADMADAHITIPMMGMVQSFNVSVAAGIILAEAQHQRMQAGCYDQCRLSPEQYQRLFFEWAHPQLTAFCQQRGLAYPPLGEDGELEDAPGWNAKVKAGQATLA from the coding sequence TTGGATCGTCGACAGCCGGATTTAACCCTGCTGACTGATAATGTTCACAAGGGCCGGAATCTTTCGGCGGTGTTGCGCAATGCCGATGCGGTTGGGATTGCCAGCATGCATTGCGTGGTGGATGACAATGAGTACAGAGCTTTTCGCGGCACCGCCATGGGCAGTCAGCGCTGGGTTGAAATGTACCGCCACAAAACCATTGAGAGTGCTATCGCTCCGTTAAAGCAGCAAGGTGTACAGATACTGGCGGCCCATTTGGCGGATGACTCGGTGGACTATCGAGAGGTGGATTACACTGGCCCTACCGCTATTTTGCTGGGCGCGGAGAAACGCGGCGTGAGTGCAGTGGCCGCTGACATGGCCGATGCGCATATTACTATTCCGATGATGGGTATGGTCCAGTCTTTTAACGTGTCCGTCGCGGCGGGGATTATTTTGGCTGAGGCGCAGCATCAGCGCATGCAAGCGGGTTGTTATGATCAATGCCGTTTATCGCCCGAGCAGTATCAGCGGTTGTTTTTTGAATGGGCCCACCCCCAGTTAACGGCGTTTTGTCAGCAACGGGGCCTGGCGTATCCACCCTTGGGTGAAGATGGTGAGCTGGAAGACGCACCGGGCTGGAATGCCAAGGTAAAAGCGGGGCAAGCGACCTTGGCTTGA
- a CDS encoding LysR family transcriptional regulator: MKFSLRQLEVFLAVARHQNVSRAADQLAMSQSAASAALQTLERNYGVSLFSRKGNKLSLNPVGHTLRQEAETLLGHCQQFDDALKRHGEIGHLKVGASFTIGNHLVVRYLADYLTEYPEADVQLHTANTPEIVAKVLNYEVDVGMIEREVQHRELEMIPWKEDELIVFCSANHPLASKNTLSNKDIKEAKWILREPDSGARHTFDRALAGLLPEINIYREFKHNEAIKSAVTSGLGIGCLSRVVLQNDFRNGELVPLKLAKRDMRRRFYIALPKKRHPKAAVEHWIKLCKIAEAADDNHPN; the protein is encoded by the coding sequence GTGAAATTTAGTCTGCGCCAGTTAGAGGTTTTTTTAGCCGTTGCCCGCCACCAAAATGTGTCCAGGGCCGCTGACCAGCTTGCCATGTCCCAGTCTGCCGCCAGCGCTGCGCTGCAAACCCTTGAACGGAATTACGGTGTCAGCCTGTTTAGCCGTAAAGGCAATAAGCTCAGCCTCAACCCGGTCGGACACACGCTTCGGCAAGAAGCTGAAACCCTGCTCGGCCACTGTCAGCAATTTGATGACGCCTTAAAACGCCACGGCGAAATCGGCCATCTTAAAGTTGGCGCCAGCTTCACCATCGGCAATCATTTGGTGGTCCGTTATCTGGCTGACTATTTAACCGAATACCCAGAAGCCGATGTACAACTGCACACAGCGAATACTCCTGAGATTGTCGCCAAGGTTCTAAACTACGAGGTCGACGTGGGCATGATTGAGCGGGAAGTCCAACACCGGGAATTGGAGATGATCCCCTGGAAAGAAGACGAACTCATTGTGTTTTGCAGCGCCAATCACCCTCTTGCCAGTAAAAATACCCTGAGCAACAAAGACATTAAAGAAGCCAAATGGATTTTGCGGGAACCCGACTCCGGTGCCCGGCATACATTTGACCGGGCCTTGGCTGGGCTACTCCCAGAAATCAATATCTACCGAGAGTTCAAACACAATGAAGCAATTAAAAGTGCTGTCACCTCGGGCCTCGGTATAGGCTGCTTGTCTCGGGTGGTGTTACAGAACGATTTCCGCAACGGCGAGCTGGTGCCGTTAAAACTGGCCAAGCGAGATATGCGCCGACGCTTTTATATTGCCCTGCCCAAAAAGCGCCACCCCAAAGCCGCAGTAGAACACTGGATTAAACTCTGCAAAATCGCAGAGGCGGCGGATGACAACCACCCCAATTAA
- a CDS encoding hotdog fold thioesterase, producing MSIWKQDISLEALNAQLRNTLAETLDIRCEEVGDDYLKGSMVVDSRTHQPYGILHGGASVALAETLGSIAASLTCGEGLGCVGLEINANHIRKVESGRVYGTATPSHIGRTTQVWDIKICDEAGKTTCVSRITMAIIPRP from the coding sequence ATGTCTATTTGGAAGCAGGACATCAGCCTTGAGGCTTTGAATGCCCAGTTGCGTAATACCTTGGCGGAGACGCTGGATATACGTTGTGAAGAAGTGGGTGACGATTATTTAAAAGGCTCGATGGTAGTGGACAGCCGTACCCATCAGCCCTACGGCATACTGCATGGCGGCGCGTCAGTCGCATTGGCAGAAACGCTGGGTAGCATTGCGGCGTCGCTCACCTGTGGGGAAGGTCTTGGTTGCGTGGGCTTGGAGATTAACGCCAATCATATTCGTAAAGTTGAAAGTGGGCGGGTGTATGGCACGGCGACGCCCTCGCACATCGGTCGCACCACCCAAGTTTGGGACATTAAAATTTGCGATGAAGCGGGTAAAACTACCTGTGTATCGCGGATTACCATGGCAATTATTCCCCGCCCATGA
- the cysC gene encoding adenylyl-sulfate kinase produces the protein MTEVKATNVHWHDGEVSREDRNALLKQKGATLWFTGLSGSGKSTVAVALEKALMEKGHLCYRLDGDNIRLGINKNLGFSADDRAENIRRIGEIGKLFVDTGVIVLSSFVSPYRADRDNVRALHAESDMPFIEVYVDVPLEVAEERDPKGLYKKARAGEIKNFTGIDDPYEAPESPEIVLNSHELSLDEEVEVLLAALKEQGII, from the coding sequence ATGACTGAAGTGAAAGCGACCAATGTTCATTGGCACGACGGCGAAGTGAGCCGTGAAGATCGCAACGCGCTGCTCAAGCAAAAAGGCGCTACCTTGTGGTTTACAGGATTGTCTGGCAGCGGCAAAAGTACCGTTGCCGTTGCACTTGAAAAAGCATTGATGGAAAAAGGCCACCTTTGCTATCGCTTAGACGGTGACAATATCCGTTTGGGTATCAATAAAAATCTGGGTTTTAGTGCGGATGATCGCGCAGAGAATATTCGTCGCATTGGCGAAATTGGTAAGCTGTTTGTCGACACTGGTGTCATCGTACTGTCCAGCTTCGTCAGCCCATACCGTGCCGATCGTGACAATGTTCGTGCCTTGCATGCAGAAAGCGATATGCCCTTTATTGAAGTGTATGTGGATGTACCGCTGGAAGTTGCTGAAGAGCGTGACCCTAAAGGCTTGTATAAAAAGGCCCGCGCTGGCGAGATCAAAAACTTCACCGGTATTGATGATCCCTATGAAGCGCCAGAAAGCCCTGAGATTGTTCTGAACAGCCACGAACTGAGCCTGGACGAAGAAGTCGAAGTGCTGCTGGCAGCACTGAAAGAGCAAGGCATTATCTGA
- a CDS encoding DUF1244 domain-containing protein, translated as MSDTNNDAIEAAVFRRLLAHLDARKDVQNIDLMNLAGFCRNCLSKWYVAAAEEQGKTVDYEAARERVYGMPYSEWKKLYQAEASAEQMAAFENKQK; from the coding sequence ATGTCTGATACCAACAACGACGCGATTGAAGCGGCAGTTTTTCGTCGTTTGCTTGCCCACCTTGATGCGCGCAAAGATGTTCAAAATATTGATTTGATGAATTTAGCGGGCTTTTGTCGCAACTGCCTGTCTAAGTGGTATGTGGCTGCGGCAGAGGAGCAGGGTAAAACGGTAGACTATGAGGCCGCCCGGGAGCGGGTTTATGGCATGCCGTATTCAGAATGGAAGAAGCTTTACCAGGCTGAGGCCTCTGCAGAGCAAATGGCAGCGTTTGAGAACAAACAAAAGTAG
- the sat gene encoding sulfate adenylyltransferase, with protein MIKPHGADELKPLFVYDTEKHHALITEAETLPSILISSAAAANAVMLGAGYFTPLTGYMNLADALSVSEKLYTEDGLFWPVPILNLLKDLQGVSAGQRVALRDPNVEGNPVLAIMDIEAIDTATDKQIDVMAENIFGTLDGNHPGVQTFKAQGNNVLSGPIQVLNFSYFQSDFPDTFRTAVEIRNEIAERGWEKVVAFQTRNPMHRAHEELCRMAMEDLGTDGILIHMLLGKLKPGDIPAHVRDASIRKMVDVYFPKNTVMITGYGFDMLYAGPREAVLHAVFRQNCGCTQLIVGRDHAGVGDYYGGFDAQTIFDEKVPEGALDIEIYRADHTAYSKKLDKVVMMRDAPDHDKEDFVLLSGTKVREMLGNGIAPPPEFSRPEVAKILMDYYQTLDS; from the coding sequence ATGATTAAGCCCCATGGCGCCGACGAACTGAAACCTTTGTTCGTCTATGACACTGAAAAACACCACGCCCTGATTACTGAGGCAGAAACCCTGCCTTCAATCCTGATTAGCTCTGCCGCCGCTGCGAACGCAGTGATGCTGGGCGCGGGTTACTTTACCCCGCTCACTGGCTACATGAACTTGGCCGATGCCTTGAGCGTGTCAGAGAAGCTTTACACTGAAGACGGTCTGTTTTGGCCTGTGCCCATTCTTAATCTGTTAAAAGATCTGCAGGGCGTGAGCGCTGGCCAGCGTGTGGCGCTGCGTGACCCCAATGTAGAAGGCAACCCTGTACTTGCCATTATGGATATCGAAGCCATTGATACTGCAACGGATAAGCAGATAGATGTTATGGCTGAGAATATTTTTGGCACCTTGGATGGCAATCACCCCGGCGTCCAAACCTTTAAGGCTCAGGGCAACAATGTCTTGTCCGGCCCTATTCAGGTGTTGAATTTCTCTTACTTCCAAAGTGATTTCCCGGATACTTTCCGCACGGCAGTAGAGATTCGCAATGAAATCGCCGAGCGCGGTTGGGAAAAAGTGGTTGCCTTTCAAACGCGCAACCCGATGCACCGCGCCCACGAAGAACTGTGTCGGATGGCGATGGAAGATCTGGGTACCGACGGTATTCTGATTCACATGCTGCTGGGCAAGTTGAAACCCGGCGATATTCCTGCCCACGTGCGCGATGCGTCTATCCGTAAAATGGTAGATGTGTACTTCCCCAAAAACACGGTGATGATCACCGGCTACGGTTTTGACATGCTTTATGCTGGCCCTCGCGAAGCAGTATTGCACGCGGTGTTCCGTCAAAACTGTGGCTGTACACAACTGATTGTTGGTCGTGACCATGCAGGTGTTGGTGACTATTACGGTGGTTTCGATGCCCAGACGATCTTCGATGAGAAAGTCCCCGAAGGCGCACTGGATATCGAAATCTACCGTGCAGACCACACGGCTTATTCTAAAAAATTGGATAAAGTGGTGATGATGCGGGATGCTCCCGATCACGACAAAGAAGACTTTGTGCTGCTGTCGGGCACTAAAGTGCGGGAAATGCTAGGTAATGGCATTGCACCCCCCCCTGAGTTTTCGCGTCCTGAAGTGGCTAAAATTCTGATGGATTACTATCAGACGCTGGATAGCTAA
- a CDS encoding OmpA family protein: protein MSKLRNWTIALALGCTAISGHSQEDDERTYDNRWRLHGMAGSMVADDSDYDTGFEYKIGIGKPISRYVMLDLQANFGELETEIGDQYERAVGGLDVLFFPARAFELDSRAFQPFFGVGATYHEIDFLGATESGFGTDMIAGFMYKLDQVEFRAELRYQVDNIEEEPPIQDDTFYTYGAMLGVSIPLGEKPLPYNYDSDGDGVPDRLDKCPNTPRGTRVDSDGCPLDKDGDGVPDFRDKCPNTPRGAKVNVDGCSIDDDRDGVPNDIDQCPNTPYGTPVDAKGCALDSDRDGVPNKIDQCPGTLPNMKVNSRGCVISQTVELSGVHFEFDKARLTLDAKTVLRKVSESLNNEPDVKIIIMGHTDSMGSDAYNKRLSQERAQSVVNYLSTQGISSSRMQAIGYGESKPVASNSTDEGRERNRRVELQVISPNQ, encoded by the coding sequence ATGGCGGGCTCGATGGTAGCCGATGACTCCGACTACGATACCGGTTTTGAATACAAAATCGGTATCGGTAAGCCCATCAGTCGCTATGTCATGCTGGACTTACAAGCCAACTTTGGCGAACTAGAAACAGAAATTGGTGATCAATACGAACGCGCCGTTGGTGGCTTAGATGTATTGTTCTTCCCTGCCCGGGCCTTTGAACTAGATTCCCGCGCGTTTCAGCCCTTCTTTGGTGTTGGTGCCACCTACCATGAAATCGACTTTTTAGGTGCCACCGAGTCAGGTTTCGGTACCGACATGATTGCCGGTTTTATGTACAAACTGGATCAAGTCGAGTTTCGTGCAGAACTGCGCTACCAGGTCGACAATATCGAAGAAGAGCCGCCCATTCAGGACGACACCTTCTATACCTATGGCGCAATGCTCGGTGTCTCTATTCCGCTGGGCGAAAAACCCTTGCCATATAACTACGACTCCGATGGCGATGGCGTACCAGACCGCTTGGATAAGTGCCCTAACACCCCTCGGGGAACGCGGGTAGATTCCGATGGTTGCCCATTGGATAAAGACGGTGATGGCGTCCCCGACTTCCGGGATAAATGTCCAAACACCCCTCGCGGTGCCAAAGTTAACGTAGATGGCTGCTCCATTGACGATGACCGTGACGGCGTACCCAACGATATCGACCAGTGTCCGAACACCCCTTACGGAACCCCAGTTGATGCCAAAGGCTGTGCGTTGGATTCGGATAGAGACGGCGTACCTAACAAGATTGACCAATGTCCAGGTACCCTGCCCAACATGAAGGTTAACTCTCGTGGCTGCGTCATTTCGCAAACGGTAGAACTGAGCGGTGTTCACTTTGAGTTTGATAAAGCACGCTTGACGCTGGACGCTAAAACAGTTCTGCGTAAGGTGTCTGAGTCACTCAATAATGAGCCTGATGTGAAAATCATCATAATGGGCCACACCGACTCAATGGGTAGCGATGCTTATAACAAGCGTCTATCTCAAGAGCGTGCTCAATCTGTGGTGAACTACCTCTCGACACAAGGTATTAGCAGCAGCCGTATGCAAGCCATTGGTTACGGTGAGAGCAAACCGGTGGCCAGCAACAGCACTGACGAAGGTCGCGAACGCAACCGCCGCGTTGAGCTTCAGGTTATTTCACCTAATCAGTAA